Proteins encoded together in one Solanum lycopersicum chromosome 7, SLM_r2.1 window:
- the LOC101255506 gene encoding protein CHLOROPLAST IMPORT APPARATUS 2 isoform X2: MSSCLAGGRAAYKLDLEIIKSPSTSWISQSSSPSSTLSESSNSPIAISTRKPRTPRKRPNQTYNEAAALLSTVYPKIFSKKHLTKPCKFTKPHYPFSYDSSDLVVPYQIVENSGFLLHPPLIEKPDCVVIEHKSVSSCEKPCLSPGEIDSKGSASIDVCEEFHEDFDAESILDEEIEEGVIDNIMGKIRDENELKNESIFSYSYSHSKRHQNNSGGTCYGFPIGLGFENGYQYYDFGTMRGGVRPLRNVDDGDNWWRYTSSVNVTDITPKFSKPPIEKKKKKVERLVEMRVGAETSSAKDNSITRKKNKENSNHSIKEEVIDVPKPKSGLLLKLNFDDVLNAWSDKESPFSDDIQGSDAAGNDVQARLAQIDLFSENGGIREASVLRYKEKRRTRLFSKKIRYQVRKVNADRRPRMKVLLLEEKSTYIR; the protein is encoded by the exons atgtcatCCTGTTTAGCTGGTGGTAGAGCAGCTTATAAATTAGATTTAGAGATTATAAAATCTCCATCTACTTCGTGGATCTCCCAATCATCTTCGCCATCTTCAACATTATCTGAATCGAGCAATTCTCCCATTGCAATCTCTACTAGAAAACCTCGAACACCTCGAAAAAGACCTAATCAAACCTACAATGAAGCTGCTGCTCTTTTATCAACAGTTTATcccaaaattttctcaaaaaaacaCCTCACTAAGCCTTGCAAATTCACTAAACCACATTACCCCTTTTCATATGACTCCTCAGACCTTGTTGTCCCTTACCAAATTGTCGAAAATTCGGGGTTTTTGCTTCATCCTCCATTGATTGAAAAACCTGATTGCGTCGTAATTGAGCATAAATCTGTTAGTTCTTGTGAAAAACCATGCCTGAGTCCTGGAGAAATCGACTCTAAAGGGAGTGCTTCGATAGACGTGTGTGAAGAATTTCATGAAGATTTCGATGCTGAATCGATTTTAGATGAGGAAATCGAAGAAGGTGTTATTGATAATATCATGGGAAAGATAAGAGATGAGAATGAACTCAAGAATGAGTCGATATTTAGTTATAGTTATAGTCATAGTAAGCGCCACCAGAATAATTCTGGTGGCACTTGCTATGGTTTTCCGATAGGATTAGGATTCGAAAATGGGTACCAATATTATGATTTTGGTACAATGAGAGGTGGGGTGAGACCATTGAGAAATGTTGATGATGGTGATAATTGGTGGAGGTATACTTCTAGTGTGAACGTTACCGACATTACTCCGAAATTTAGTAAACCTCCTatcgaaaaaaagaaaaagaaagtcgAGAGACTCGTCGAGATGAGAGTGGGCGCGGAAACATCATCAGCTAAAGATAATTCGATTACAAGGAAGAAGAATAAGGAGAATTCAAATCATTCGATTAAAGAAGAGGTAATCGACGTTCCTAAACCAAAATCGGGGTTGTTACTAAAATTGAACTTCGATGATGTTTTGAACGCGTGGTCCGATAAGGAATCACCGTTCTCCGACGACATTCAGGGTTCGGATGCTGCAGGAAATGATGTACAa GCCAGATTAGCACAAATAGACTTATTCTCAGAAAATGGAGGAATTAGAGAGGCTAGTGTGTTACGTTACAAAGAAAAACGACGTACTcgattattttctaaaaaaattagataccAAGTTAGAAAAGTCAACGCGGATCGACGACCCAGAATGAAGGTATTATTATTAGAAGAAAAATCAACTTATATACGTTGA
- the LOC101255211 gene encoding tyrosine--tRNA ligase, chloroplastic/mitochondrial: MAAGAGAINSGLRSLLLNTTLRPFTSSLLRKLPLPTYVFLPNTPSRHNFSHRPFCSISPLPASQEDSFSKPNSKSRPNVLHILEERGLLESVTSESLRSVCSDPNLGPLKVYCGFDPTAESLHLGNLLGIIVLSWFLRCGHNAVGLIGGATGRIGDPSGKSLERPELDLVTLEKNISGIAGIVKKILVCSPGVCENAGEVQILNNYDWWKDVKFLDFLRNVGRYARVGTMMSKESVKKRLENAEQGMSYAEFTYQLLQGYDFVHLYEKEGVNVQIGGSDQWGNITAGTDLIRRLVGKSSDNGAVVGSVPVVFGLTFPLLLKSDGTKFGKSEDGAIWLSASLLSPYKFYQYFFTVPDDDVVRFLKILTFLSIEEIAELEKDMGKPGYVPNTAQRRLAEEVTRFVHGQEGLEEALKATEALKPGNADTKLDWKTIEGIAADVPSCSMNYEQVLDIPILDLYVSSGLLESKSAARRMLKQGGLYLNNAKVDSESKKIEADDIVDDKVILLSAGKKNKMVVRIS; encoded by the coding sequence ATGGCCGCCGGTGCCGGTGCCATTAACTCCGGCCTACGTTCTCTTCTTCTCAATACTACCCTTAGACCTTTCACTTCATCTTTATTGAGAAAATTACCACTACCCACATACGTTTTTCTCCCCAATACCCCTTCTCGCCACAACTTCTCCCATCGACCCTTTTGCTCTATCTCACCATTGCCGGCATCCCAAGAAGACAGTTTTAGCAAACCGAACAGTAAATCACGACCCAATGTTTTACACATTCTTGAAGAAAGGGGGTTATTGGAATCAGTGACTAGCGAATCATTACGCTCCGTTTGTTCCGACCCGAATTTGGGTCCGTTGAAAGTGTATTGTGGGTTTGACCCGACTGCTGAAAGCTTACACCTTGGTAATCTTTTGGGTATAATTGTGCTTTCTTGGTTTTTACGTTGTGGGCATAATGCTGTGGGGCTTATTGGAGGTGCTACGGGTCGAATTGGTGACCCTTCTGGGAAGAGTTTGGAGCGACCAGAGCTTGATTTAGTGACTTTGGAGAAGAATATATCTGGAATTGCTGGTATTGTTAAGAAGATTTTGGTTTGCTCACCAGGTGTTTGTGAAAATGCTGGAGAGgtacaaattttgaataattatgaTTGGTGGAAAGATGTGaagtttttggattttttgaGGAATGTGGGGAGGTATGCTAGAGTTGGGACTATGATGTCGAAGGAAAGTGTGAAGAAAAGGTTGGAAAATGCAGAGCAAGGGATGAGTTATGCTGAGTTTACGTATCAGCTTTTACAAGGTTATGATTTTGTGCATTTGTATGAAAAGGAAGGTGTCAATGTGCAAATTGGTGGTAGTGATCAATGGGGTAATATCACTGCTGGTACTGATCTTATTCGTAGGCTTGTAGGAAAATCTTCCGATAATGGAGCTGTTGTTGGCAGCGTTCCGGTTGTTTTTGGGCTTACTTTTCCTTTGCTTCTCAAGAGTGATGGTACCAAGTTTGGAAAATCAGAGGATGGTGCAATTTGGCTATCCGCTTCACTTTTGTCGCCGTATAAGTTCTATCAATACTTTTTTACGGTCCCAGATGATGATGTAGTGAGGTTTCTTAAGATACTTACTTTTTTGAGCATTGAAGAGATTGCAGAGCTGGAGAAGGATATGGGAAAACCAGGATATGTTCCTAACACAGCTCAGCGTAGGCTGGCCGAGGAGGTTACACGGTTTGTTCATGGACAAGAGGGATTGGAAGAGGCTCTAAAGGCTACAGAGGCTTTGAAGCCTGGAAATGCTGATACCAAATTGGATTGGAAAACAATTGAAGGTATTGCAGCTGATGTACCATCTTGCTCCATGAATTATGAACAGGTGTTAGACATACCAATTTTAGATCTTTATGTTTCCAGTGGTTTGCTTGAAAGCAAATCAGCTGCACGACGAATGCTTAAGCAAGGGGGACTTTACTTGAACAATGCCAAAGTTGATAGCGAGAgtaagaagattgaggcagaTGACATTGTGGATGACAAAGTTATCCTTTTGTCTGCCGGGAAAAAGAACAAGATGGTTGTTAGAATTTCCTGA
- the LOC101255506 gene encoding protein CHLOROPLAST IMPORT APPARATUS 2 isoform X1 has translation MSSCLAGGRAAYKLDLEIIKSPSTSWISQSSSPSSTLSESSNSPIAISTRKPRTPRKRPNQTYNEAAALLSTVYPKIFSKKHLTKPCKFTKPHYPFSYDSSDLVVPYQIVENSGFLLHPPLIEKPDCVVIEHKSVSSCEKPCLSPGEIDSKGSASIDVCEEFHEDFDAESILDEEIEEGVIDNIMGKIRDENELKNESIFSYSYSHSKRHQNNSGGTCYGFPIGLGFENGYQYYDFGTMRGGVRPLRNVDDGDNWWRYTSSVNVTDITPKFSKPPIEKKKKKVERLVEMRVGAETSSAKDNSITRKKNKENSNHSIKEEVIDVPKPKSGLLLKLNFDDVLNAWSDKESPFSDDIQGSDAAGNDVQARLAQIDLFSENGGIREASVLRYKEKRRTRLFSKKIRYQVRKVNADRRPRMKGRFVKSPNSPEDELG, from the exons atgtcatCCTGTTTAGCTGGTGGTAGAGCAGCTTATAAATTAGATTTAGAGATTATAAAATCTCCATCTACTTCGTGGATCTCCCAATCATCTTCGCCATCTTCAACATTATCTGAATCGAGCAATTCTCCCATTGCAATCTCTACTAGAAAACCTCGAACACCTCGAAAAAGACCTAATCAAACCTACAATGAAGCTGCTGCTCTTTTATCAACAGTTTATcccaaaattttctcaaaaaaacaCCTCACTAAGCCTTGCAAATTCACTAAACCACATTACCCCTTTTCATATGACTCCTCAGACCTTGTTGTCCCTTACCAAATTGTCGAAAATTCGGGGTTTTTGCTTCATCCTCCATTGATTGAAAAACCTGATTGCGTCGTAATTGAGCATAAATCTGTTAGTTCTTGTGAAAAACCATGCCTGAGTCCTGGAGAAATCGACTCTAAAGGGAGTGCTTCGATAGACGTGTGTGAAGAATTTCATGAAGATTTCGATGCTGAATCGATTTTAGATGAGGAAATCGAAGAAGGTGTTATTGATAATATCATGGGAAAGATAAGAGATGAGAATGAACTCAAGAATGAGTCGATATTTAGTTATAGTTATAGTCATAGTAAGCGCCACCAGAATAATTCTGGTGGCACTTGCTATGGTTTTCCGATAGGATTAGGATTCGAAAATGGGTACCAATATTATGATTTTGGTACAATGAGAGGTGGGGTGAGACCATTGAGAAATGTTGATGATGGTGATAATTGGTGGAGGTATACTTCTAGTGTGAACGTTACCGACATTACTCCGAAATTTAGTAAACCTCCTatcgaaaaaaagaaaaagaaagtcgAGAGACTCGTCGAGATGAGAGTGGGCGCGGAAACATCATCAGCTAAAGATAATTCGATTACAAGGAAGAAGAATAAGGAGAATTCAAATCATTCGATTAAAGAAGAGGTAATCGACGTTCCTAAACCAAAATCGGGGTTGTTACTAAAATTGAACTTCGATGATGTTTTGAACGCGTGGTCCGATAAGGAATCACCGTTCTCCGACGACATTCAGGGTTCGGATGCTGCAGGAAATGATGTACAa GCCAGATTAGCACAAATAGACTTATTCTCAGAAAATGGAGGAATTAGAGAGGCTAGTGTGTTACGTTACAAAGAAAAACGACGTACTcgattattttctaaaaaaattagataccAAGTTAGAAAAGTCAACGCGGATCGACGACCCAGAATGAAG GGTAGGTTTGTCAAAAGCCCAAATTCACCAGAGGATGAGCTAggatga
- the LOC101254912 gene encoding protein NRT1/ PTR FAMILY 8.1 isoform X2 encodes MAEEEDVYTKDGTVDYRNKPANKKKTGTWKACPYILGNECCERLAYYGMSTNLVYYFKTQLSQETVTASKNQSNWSGTCYVMPLLGAFLADSYLGRYWTIAIFSIIYVCGMTLLTVSASVPGLRPICYEKNKCHSTDSQTAVFFVALYLVALGTGGIKPCVSSYGADQFDDADPIERNYKNSFFNWFYFSINIGALVASSLIVWIQQDISWGWGFGVPAAAMALAVVSFFSGSRLYRYQKPGGSPLTRICQVVVASLRKFHVTLPAEKSLLYETAEAESAIKGSRKLAHTNDLRFFDRAAVKTGSDENRGSINSWKLCTVTQVEEFKSVVKLLPIWATGIIFSTVYNQMSNYFVVQAMSMDTYLGKMKIPEASLSVFDTIAVILWVPVYDRVLVPFVRKFTGHKNGLTQLQRMGTGLVISVFAMVSAALVEVVRLGIVKRHNLYNSKDIPMSVFWQIPQYMIIGCAEVFTFIGQLEFFYDQAPDSMRSLCAALSLTTTALGSYVSSLLVIIVTDISTRNGKMGWLTDNPNYGKLHYFFFLLSVLSVLNFFIFLIVARRYKYKKAINKDDPVPMMANDDDNKLAY; translated from the exons ATggcagaagaagaagatgtcTATACCAAGGATGGAACTGTTGATTATCGGAATAAGCCTgcaaataagaagaaaacaggAACTTGGAAGGCTTGCCCTTACATACTTG GGAATGAATGCTGTGAAAGATTGGCATATTATGGAATGAGCACCAATCTTGTGTATTATTTCAAGACTCAACTCAGTCAGGAAACTGTAACGGCGTCTAAAAATCAGTCGAATTGGTCAGGGACCTGTTATGTTATGCCTTTGCTTGGAGCATTTCTCGCCGACTCTTATCTTGGAAGATACTGGACTATAGCCATATTCTCAATCATCTATGTTTGT GGGATGACACTATTGACAGTATCAGCATCAGTACCGGGGCTTAGGCCGATTTGTTATGAAAAGAATAAATGTCACTCGACGGATAGTCAAACAGCAGTGTTCTTTGTTGCACTTTACTTAGTAGCACTGGGAACCGGAGGGATCAAGCCGTGTGTCTCATCCTATGGTGCTGACCAGTTTGATGATGCTGATCCTATCGAGAGGAACTACAAAAATTCCTTCTTTAATTGGTTCTACTTCTCTATCAACATTGGGGCTCTCGTTGCTTCTTCGTTGATAGTCTGGATACAACAGGATATTAGTTGGGGATGGGGATTTGGTGTTCCTGCTGCAGCTATGGCCTTAGCTGTTGTATCGTTCTTTTCAGGATCTCGTCTCTATAGATACCAAAAGCCTGGAGGAAGCCCTTTGACGCGTATATGCCAGGTTGTTGTGGCTTCTCTTAGAAAATTTCATGTTACATTGCCTGCCGAAAAATCACTGTTATATGAGACTGCAGAAGCTGAATCTGCCATCAAAGGGAGTCGAAAACTTGCTCATACAAATGACTTGAG GTTCTTCGATAGAGCTGCTGTGAAAACAGGGTCGGATGAGAACAGAGGTTCAATAAACAGTTGGAAACTTTGCACAGTGACACAAGTTGAGGAGTTCAAGTCTGTTGTCAAGTTGCTACCTATTTGGGCTACTGGGATCATCTTCAGCACAGTGTATAACCAAATGAGCAATTATTTTGTGGTGCAAGCCATGTCTATGGATACATATTTAGGCAAAATGAAAATCCCCGAGGCTTCACTATCTGTTTTTGACACCATCGCGGTTATTCTATGGGTTCCTGTCTATGATAGAGTGCTTGTACCATTCGTACGAAAGTTCACAGGTCACAAGAATGGATTGACTCAACTCCAACGAATGGGAACGGGGCTTGTTATATCTGTCTTTGCTATGGTATCTGCTGCACTCGTAGAGGTAGTTAGGCTCGGGATAGTAAAAAGGCATAACCTTTATAACTCCAAGGACATCCCAATGTCAGTATTTTGGCAAATTCCTCAGTATATGATAATTGGTTGTGCTGAAGTTTTCACATTTATCGGTCAGTTGGAGTTCTTCTATGATCAAGCTCCTGATTCAATGCGGAGTTTGTGTGCTGCTCTCTCTTTGACAACCACCGCGCTTGGGAGTTATGTGAGCTCGTTGTTAGTAATCATTGTCACGGATATCAGCACGAGGAATGGGAAGATGGGATGGCTAACAGACAATCCAAATTACGGAAAGCTTCATTATTTCTTCTTCCTATTGTCCGTTCTAAGCGTGCtaaacttcttcatttttctcatcGTTGCAAGGAGATACAAGTATAAGAAGGCAATCAACAAGGACGACCCTGTTCCAATGATGGCTAACGATGATGACAATAAGCTCGCttattga
- the LOC101254912 gene encoding protein NRT1/ PTR FAMILY 8.1 isoform X1, giving the protein MLMNLKNNIAMAEEEDVYTKDGTVDYRNKPANKKKTGTWKACPYILGNECCERLAYYGMSTNLVYYFKTQLSQETVTASKNQSNWSGTCYVMPLLGAFLADSYLGRYWTIAIFSIIYVCGMTLLTVSASVPGLRPICYEKNKCHSTDSQTAVFFVALYLVALGTGGIKPCVSSYGADQFDDADPIERNYKNSFFNWFYFSINIGALVASSLIVWIQQDISWGWGFGVPAAAMALAVVSFFSGSRLYRYQKPGGSPLTRICQVVVASLRKFHVTLPAEKSLLYETAEAESAIKGSRKLAHTNDLRFFDRAAVKTGSDENRGSINSWKLCTVTQVEEFKSVVKLLPIWATGIIFSTVYNQMSNYFVVQAMSMDTYLGKMKIPEASLSVFDTIAVILWVPVYDRVLVPFVRKFTGHKNGLTQLQRMGTGLVISVFAMVSAALVEVVRLGIVKRHNLYNSKDIPMSVFWQIPQYMIIGCAEVFTFIGQLEFFYDQAPDSMRSLCAALSLTTTALGSYVSSLLVIIVTDISTRNGKMGWLTDNPNYGKLHYFFFLLSVLSVLNFFIFLIVARRYKYKKAINKDDPVPMMANDDDNKLAY; this is encoded by the exons ATGCTAATGAACCTTAAGAATAACATT GCCATggcagaagaagaagatgtcTATACCAAGGATGGAACTGTTGATTATCGGAATAAGCCTgcaaataagaagaaaacaggAACTTGGAAGGCTTGCCCTTACATACTTG GGAATGAATGCTGTGAAAGATTGGCATATTATGGAATGAGCACCAATCTTGTGTATTATTTCAAGACTCAACTCAGTCAGGAAACTGTAACGGCGTCTAAAAATCAGTCGAATTGGTCAGGGACCTGTTATGTTATGCCTTTGCTTGGAGCATTTCTCGCCGACTCTTATCTTGGAAGATACTGGACTATAGCCATATTCTCAATCATCTATGTTTGT GGGATGACACTATTGACAGTATCAGCATCAGTACCGGGGCTTAGGCCGATTTGTTATGAAAAGAATAAATGTCACTCGACGGATAGTCAAACAGCAGTGTTCTTTGTTGCACTTTACTTAGTAGCACTGGGAACCGGAGGGATCAAGCCGTGTGTCTCATCCTATGGTGCTGACCAGTTTGATGATGCTGATCCTATCGAGAGGAACTACAAAAATTCCTTCTTTAATTGGTTCTACTTCTCTATCAACATTGGGGCTCTCGTTGCTTCTTCGTTGATAGTCTGGATACAACAGGATATTAGTTGGGGATGGGGATTTGGTGTTCCTGCTGCAGCTATGGCCTTAGCTGTTGTATCGTTCTTTTCAGGATCTCGTCTCTATAGATACCAAAAGCCTGGAGGAAGCCCTTTGACGCGTATATGCCAGGTTGTTGTGGCTTCTCTTAGAAAATTTCATGTTACATTGCCTGCCGAAAAATCACTGTTATATGAGACTGCAGAAGCTGAATCTGCCATCAAAGGGAGTCGAAAACTTGCTCATACAAATGACTTGAG GTTCTTCGATAGAGCTGCTGTGAAAACAGGGTCGGATGAGAACAGAGGTTCAATAAACAGTTGGAAACTTTGCACAGTGACACAAGTTGAGGAGTTCAAGTCTGTTGTCAAGTTGCTACCTATTTGGGCTACTGGGATCATCTTCAGCACAGTGTATAACCAAATGAGCAATTATTTTGTGGTGCAAGCCATGTCTATGGATACATATTTAGGCAAAATGAAAATCCCCGAGGCTTCACTATCTGTTTTTGACACCATCGCGGTTATTCTATGGGTTCCTGTCTATGATAGAGTGCTTGTACCATTCGTACGAAAGTTCACAGGTCACAAGAATGGATTGACTCAACTCCAACGAATGGGAACGGGGCTTGTTATATCTGTCTTTGCTATGGTATCTGCTGCACTCGTAGAGGTAGTTAGGCTCGGGATAGTAAAAAGGCATAACCTTTATAACTCCAAGGACATCCCAATGTCAGTATTTTGGCAAATTCCTCAGTATATGATAATTGGTTGTGCTGAAGTTTTCACATTTATCGGTCAGTTGGAGTTCTTCTATGATCAAGCTCCTGATTCAATGCGGAGTTTGTGTGCTGCTCTCTCTTTGACAACCACCGCGCTTGGGAGTTATGTGAGCTCGTTGTTAGTAATCATTGTCACGGATATCAGCACGAGGAATGGGAAGATGGGATGGCTAACAGACAATCCAAATTACGGAAAGCTTCATTATTTCTTCTTCCTATTGTCCGTTCTAAGCGTGCtaaacttcttcatttttctcatcGTTGCAAGGAGATACAAGTATAAGAAGGCAATCAACAAGGACGACCCTGTTCCAATGATGGCTAACGATGATGACAATAAGCTCGCttattga